CTTTTCAAAACTTCACTAGGCCGGGAATTGATTTTTAAAGATGTCACCCATATTCTTTTGATGCCCCATGAAGGTGCTCTGGGAGAAGGAGATACCGGCGGAGAGCATGGTTGTCTCGCCAAGACCCGTCTGGAAGTGCAGAACTTGCCCGATGTACGGAAAGAGGCCAAGCTGTCCGCCCCACGCGCCGGACTGGAAGGAAACCAAAGAGTGGGTGCGGCACTTCAGGAGGGCCCTGATAATCAAGTTCGAAATCGACATGGAGCGCTTCGAGGAGGAGAAGCGGGAGGCGATCCTCTACCTGCTCAGGCGCGAGGCCGAGCTCTTCAGGGAGGGGAAGCTCTATGCGATGGCGCTCTTTCCCGGGAACTGCAACCTCTGCGACGACTGCCCCTTCGAGAGGGGGGAGCCGTGCAGGCTTCCAACGAAGGTCAGGCCGAGCATAGACGCTGTAGGGATTGAAATTGGGGAACTCGTCGAGATAGACTTCTCCGAAAGCGTTTTGTACGGGATGGTGCTAATTGAGTGAAGGTGGTAAGATGAGGGAAAACGTTTCACCCCCGCGCCTGAAGTGGGGAATCTCGCTCATCATGACGCTCGTCTACGCCTTCGGAGCCACGTGGTTCTACTACCTGCCGTCGAGGGGGGAGCCGGAGCTGGACGTCACGTTCTGGGGACTGCTCGCCCGGTTCCTCGTTTTGAGCTTCCTATTCTGGATAATCCTGATCCCGGAAAGAAGGTCAAGCAGGGCTCCCGATATGCTCATGCTCACGGTTCTAACCGTTCCAGCTGGAGTACTCGCGTCCCTGCTCTTCATCTTTGCGGTCACTTCCTTCGGGATTCACGAAACCTACGGCGCTGGCTACTTTGTCCTTGCCCTTGTGCCGTTTCTAATAGCCCACAAAACTGTGAAGAGTCGCATTTCCTGGATTCCATTTGCCCTTGCACTGGTTTATGGTCTCGTGGCGTACATATGGGGGAATATGCCATGGTGAAGGTGGCCTACATAACCCTTCTCGGCCGCTCCCCCTGGGCGGTCGTGAACACCTACTACAAGCTCCTGACGAGGGGCGGGAAGGCGGAGAGGATATACGTGTTCACTGAGGAGAGGTACAAGCACAACCTTCCAAAGGTGGTCTCGGCAATCAGGGCAATATCTGAGGCCTACAACCTCCACCCGAAGATAGAGACCGAGGTGGTGCCGGACTACGGGTTCTTTGTGGCGGACAGGAAGTTCAGGGAACTTTTCTCGAAGCTGGAGCGCGAGGGCTACCGCATGGGTCTGGACATAACCTCCGGCAGGAAGGCCCTCGTTGCAGCCGCCATAGTCCAGATAAAGGAGTTTCCGGTGTCGTTCATCGTCTACATGGGTCTCCTCGACACCGAGTTCCCGGACAGGCCCTACATGATGATTCCAACCCATCTCCAGCCGATAAAGAACTTCCTGGGTGATGAGAGTGAGGGAGATTAGCGAGGTCATCGAAAAGCCGGAGCTCCAGATACTCCTCAACGTCCTGGGGGAAATAAGGGTCAGCTATCCCCTCTACGGCCTTCCCCTGCTGAGGGCGAAGCCGACGGAAACCGGCTACCGCGTCGAGCTCACCGTGAGCAGGAGGGAGTTCAACGAGAGGGTCCCAGAAAGGCTCTCCAGCGAGCTTCCAACCTGGACCGACTTCTACGAGTGCTTCATATCCGCCGGAATAGTGCGGTACGCGAACATCGACGAGTTCCTCCAGAACCTTGAACTCTACGAGAGGCTCAAGAAGGGCGTCGCCTTCGCGCCCGACACCAACCTCTTCTACCACCGCTTCATCTCCGGGTTCAGGCCCCTCGACGGGTACCAGATAGTCGTGGCCGAGGGGGTCAAGAAGGAGATAGAGAACGCGATGAACTACAAGTACAGGCACAGGGAGCTGGAGGAGATAAGGCGCGAGGTGAGGAACGCGAGCCTGCTCCGGGAGTTCAGCAACAGGAGAACGAAGAGGAGCAGGAAGGCTGCCTACATAGCCCTCAAGGAGTTCGAGAGGCTGAAGGACAGGATAATCATAGCCGAGAGCGTTAAGGAGCCGGCCCACAACAACGACGAGATAATCGTCAAGTCCCTGAAGCACTACGACAACATGACGCCCACGCTTCTCGTCTTCCTTACCGCCGACATAGCAATAACCGATGTGGCCGAGATGGAAGGCCTAGAGTACTTCCTCTTCAGGTACCCCCGGCAGGAGATTGGAAGGCACGAGGTTTCGGCCTACCAGCTCAGGACGCTCCTCTTCAACCTCGCGGCCGTCTTCGGCGTCATAGAGGTGAACGGGATAACCGTCTTCGGCGAGTTCGGCGGCAAGCAGGGTCTCAACGAACTGAAGCTCGTCTTTCCGGCCGAGAACAGGGCCTATCACGAGTTCGAATTCCACCTCAAGCTGTCAAGGAAGCTGATGGAGATAATGAACGGTTAAGCCTTCAGCTTGAATTTCACGAAAAGG
This Thermococcus cleftensis DNA region includes the following protein-coding sequences:
- a CDS encoding DUF2284 domain-containing protein, producing the protein MKVLWEKEIPAESMVVSPRPVWKCRTCPMYGKRPSCPPHAPDWKETKEWVRHFRRALIIKFEIDMERFEEEKREAILYLLRREAELFREGKLYAMALFPGNCNLCDDCPFERGEPCRLPTKVRPSIDAVGIEIGELVEIDFSESVLYGMVLIE
- a CDS encoding PIN domain-containing protein; translated protein: MRVREISEVIEKPELQILLNVLGEIRVSYPLYGLPLLRAKPTETGYRVELTVSRREFNERVPERLSSELPTWTDFYECFISAGIVRYANIDEFLQNLELYERLKKGVAFAPDTNLFYHRFISGFRPLDGYQIVVAEGVKKEIENAMNYKYRHRELEEIRREVRNASLLREFSNRRTKRSRKAAYIALKEFERLKDRIIIAESVKEPAHNNDEIIVKSLKHYDNMTPTLLVFLTADIAITDVAEMEGLEYFLFRYPRQEIGRHEVSAYQLRTLLFNLAAVFGVIEVNGITVFGEFGGKQGLNELKLVFPAENRAYHEFEFHLKLSRKLMEIMNG